The Enterobacter huaxiensis sequence TTGTAGTTTTCCCGTTTCGCCATCCTGCTCCGTCCATTTATCACATTATGTTATTAATATTAGCAGGATCTGGCCACTAATCAGCACTATTCCTGCTAACTATAATGCTCGCATCACAACAACGCCCGGTACTTACTATGAAAACATTCACCCAGAAACTATCAGTTGCGATGCTGTTATGCGCATCATTAAGTGGAGTGACGACGATGAGTTATGCAGAAACCACCAACCCAAACGCACCCGTTTCGATGGTGACGGCCTGGGATAAAACCTTCGCCGAAAGCGACAAGGTCGACCACCGTAAGGTGTCCTTCACGAACCGATACGGCATCACCCTGGTGGGCGATCTGTATCTTCCTAAGAACCGTGGAGACCGCAGGCTGGCAGCGATTGCCGTCAGCGGGCCGTTTGGCGCGGTCAAAGAGCAGTCCAGCGGCCTCTACGCTCAGACGCTGGCTGAAAACGGGTTTGTGACGCTTGCGTTTGACCCTTCTTACACGGGCGAAAGCGGCGGCCAGCCGCGCAACGTTGCCTCGCCGGATATCAACACCGAGGACTTCAGCGCCGCGGTAGATTTCCTGGGGCTGCAGAAAGAGGTCGACCGTAACCGAATCGGCATTCTCGGCATCTGCGGCTGGGGCGGTATGGCGCTGAATGCGGCCTCCATGGATACCCGCGTGAAAGCGGTCGCTACCAGCGTGATGTACGACATGAGTCGCGCCATGGGCCACGGCGTGGGCGACGGTAAAGATCGTTATTCCGCGACCGACCGTCATGCCGTGCTGCAGTATCTGAACGCGCAGCGCTGGAAGGATGCCGAGAGCGGCACGTTTGCGCACGGCGGTCACGACATTTACGTCGATGAGAACGGCAAGGTCACTGCGGCAGACCGCATTCTGCCGGAAGCACTGCCTGCCGATCCGCACCCTGTGCTGAAGGAGTTTTATGATTATTATCGCATGCCGCGTGGCTTCCACGCGCGCTCCGTCAACTCTACCGGCGCCTGGACGGCAACAACCCCGCTGTCATTTATGAATATGCCGCTGCTGAGCTACGCCGGAGAGATCGCCATCCCGACGCTTATCGTCACGGGGGAAAACGCGCACTCACGCTATTTTGCTGAGGATGCGTTTAACGCCGTGGGCAGCAAACACAAAGAGCTGGTGATTGTTCCTGGCGCAAACCATGTCGACCTTTACGACAACGTTGCCG is a genomic window containing:
- a CDS encoding alpha/beta hydrolase, producing the protein MKTFTQKLSVAMLLCASLSGVTTMSYAETTNPNAPVSMVTAWDKTFAESDKVDHRKVSFTNRYGITLVGDLYLPKNRGDRRLAAIAVSGPFGAVKEQSSGLYAQTLAENGFVTLAFDPSYTGESGGQPRNVASPDINTEDFSAAVDFLGLQKEVDRNRIGILGICGWGGMALNAASMDTRVKAVATSVMYDMSRAMGHGVGDGKDRYSATDRHAVLQYLNAQRWKDAESGTFAHGGHDIYVDENGKVTAADRILPEALPADPHPVLKEFYDYYRMPRGFHARSVNSTGAWTATTPLSFMNMPLLSYAGEIAIPTLIVTGENAHSRYFAEDAFNAVGSKHKELVIVPGANHVDLYDNVAGKIPFAQFEQFFKTSLK